The Rhodocytophaga rosea genome has a segment encoding these proteins:
- the pbpC gene encoding penicillin-binding protein 1C: MFTTVASLLSRKIIKISLGIIAGSFLLFLLLHLLFPLKLLVSYSQIITARDGSVLHGYLSHDDKWRMKTELKEIIPQLSKTIIYKEDKYFYYHPGINPVAIVRAGVNNILKGKTTSGASTITMQVARLLSPKKRTYANKVVEIFRALQLEWQFSKEEILQLYLNLVPYGGNVEGVKSASLLYFGRLPDQLSLAQIATLSIVPNRPTSLGLGKNEILLLQERNKWLKRFERDNLFPEKEIQDALLEPLEARRRPVPKVAPHFSYRLKSQFPKADQLPTTLNPAMQQKVQQLAYNYSKRLQRYNINNLAVLVLNNRTMEVEAYIGSPDYSDQAHAGQVDGVKAIRSPGSTLKPLIYAMGIDMGKITPKTILTDVPSSFAGYNPDNFDKKFNGRVSVEKALSYSLNIPAVKVLHETGLPIFIDKLKRASFRQIDKDENKLGLSVALGGCGVTLEELTGLFASFANNGYYRPLRYLTQPKPVTPDTARQVRIVSPEAAFMIHEILTQASRPDLPNNYQNSYHVPKVAWKTGTSYGRRDAWSIGYNATYTVGVWVGNASGEGVRELTGADIATPLLFTIFNTIDYNSTNQWFSAPKSLAFRLVCTETGLAPDDFCKNQAADYFIPLVSSTQKCTHEKEVAISINESFSYCTTCQPAIGFKKKRYPNLTPDLIAYYDNSGIVYEKIPRHNPTCTRIFDSQAPLIVSPVQGQEYFIDSDSPPELMLSCQADNEVKQVYWFINDQFYVTANAAEKVFFKPATGPLKISCSDDKGRNSDVQVKVRAE, translated from the coding sequence ATGTTTACCACTGTTGCATCACTGTTGAGCAGAAAGATTATTAAAATCAGCCTGGGCATCATTGCCGGTAGTTTTTTGCTGTTTTTATTACTGCATCTGCTGTTTCCACTAAAACTCTTAGTTTCTTATTCCCAGATTATTACTGCCCGCGACGGTTCGGTACTGCATGGCTATTTAAGTCACGACGACAAGTGGCGCATGAAAACAGAACTCAAAGAGATTATTCCGCAACTGAGCAAAACCATTATTTACAAAGAAGACAAGTATTTCTATTACCATCCGGGCATTAACCCAGTGGCTATTGTAAGGGCAGGAGTTAATAATATACTCAAAGGAAAAACAACCTCTGGTGCTTCTACCATTACTATGCAGGTGGCCCGTTTGCTGTCGCCAAAAAAACGTACTTATGCCAATAAAGTGGTGGAAATATTCAGGGCATTACAACTGGAATGGCAGTTCAGCAAAGAAGAAATTCTGCAATTATACCTGAATCTTGTTCCGTATGGCGGTAATGTAGAGGGGGTGAAATCTGCTTCCCTGTTGTACTTTGGCCGTTTACCAGACCAGCTCAGCCTGGCTCAGATAGCCACTTTATCTATCGTGCCTAACCGGCCTACTTCCCTTGGTCTGGGAAAAAACGAAATACTGCTGTTACAGGAACGGAATAAGTGGCTTAAACGCTTTGAGAGAGATAATTTATTTCCTGAAAAAGAAATACAGGATGCCTTACTGGAACCTCTGGAAGCTAGGCGAAGGCCAGTGCCTAAAGTAGCTCCGCATTTTTCTTACCGGCTCAAAAGTCAGTTTCCGAAAGCCGATCAGTTGCCTACCACACTCAATCCTGCCATGCAACAGAAAGTGCAGCAACTAGCTTATAATTATAGTAAACGCCTGCAACGCTATAATATCAATAACCTGGCTGTGCTTGTGCTGAATAACCGCACGATGGAGGTAGAAGCTTATATTGGCTCACCCGATTATAGCGATCAGGCACATGCCGGGCAGGTAGATGGAGTAAAGGCAATTCGCTCTCCGGGAAGTACTTTAAAGCCATTGATTTATGCAATGGGAATAGATATGGGCAAAATCACCCCTAAAACCATACTAACTGATGTGCCCAGCAGTTTTGCCGGATATAACCCGGATAACTTCGATAAAAAGTTCAATGGCCGGGTGAGTGTAGAAAAAGCCTTGTCGTATTCGCTCAATATACCGGCGGTGAAAGTATTGCATGAAACCGGGCTCCCCATCTTTATTGACAAATTAAAACGAGCCAGTTTCCGGCAGATCGATAAAGATGAAAACAAACTGGGTTTATCAGTAGCGCTTGGAGGTTGTGGTGTAACCCTTGAAGAACTAACAGGCTTATTCGCTTCCTTTGCCAATAATGGCTATTACAGACCTTTACGTTACCTCACGCAACCAAAACCTGTTACGCCAGATACAGCCAGACAAGTGCGCATTGTTTCTCCGGAAGCGGCGTTTATGATCCATGAAATTCTTACCCAGGCTTCCAGGCCGGATCTGCCTAATAATTACCAGAATAGTTATCATGTGCCGAAAGTAGCCTGGAAGACCGGAACTTCGTATGGACGCAGGGATGCCTGGAGTATTGGGTATAATGCTACATATACAGTAGGGGTATGGGTAGGCAATGCCAGTGGGGAAGGGGTTCGGGAATTGACTGGCGCTGATATTGCAACCCCCTTGCTATTTACCATCTTCAATACGATTGATTATAATTCTACTAATCAATGGTTTTCTGCACCCAAAAGTCTGGCTTTCCGGCTGGTGTGTACCGAAACCGGACTTGCCCCGGATGATTTTTGTAAGAATCAGGCGGCAGATTATTTTATTCCATTGGTTTCCTCTACCCAAAAATGCACCCACGAAAAAGAAGTGGCCATTTCTATAAATGAATCATTCTCGTATTGTACCACTTGCCAGCCAGCTATCGGATTTAAAAAGAAGCGCTATCCTAACCTGACCCCAGATTTGATCGCCTATTATGATAACAGTGGAATCGTATATGAGAAAATTCCCAGACATAACCCGACTTGTACCCGCATTTTTGATAGTCAGGCTCCTTTAATTGTTTCGCCGGTACAAGGCCAGGAATACTTTATCGACAGTGATTCGCCGCCGGAACTAATGCTGAGCTGCCAGGCGGATAATGAAGTGAAGCAAGTCTAT